The segment gtttgtcttaaaattgtttaactgttgttggtgaacttgatttatatgttagttgcttttatttggaaaattaatttttgcaaattgcaagttataatattatacatcaatgtagattagttaggcatgaaacggaaacatattaattttgcaagttataatattatacatcaatgtagattacttattatactctatgcaaataaagttgtaccggtccaaacgggtccaaaaaccggaaaacccggacctgGACCCGAACACGGACACGGACACGACTCACCCGGTCCGGTCCATGGTCCACAAAATTCTCCATAACCGGTCTGGTCCAAGAGCCGGTTCGGTCCGGTTCGGTCCGAGCCGATCTAAATGCTCACCCCTATAACAAAGTACAAACATcattttaaaataaaaccaaCAATCATAatcttaaaataaaactaattctTATATTCCCAACTtacaaaaaacaaaagaaaataataaacatTTGGAATAGCTCATTCGGTGACCAATATCTAAAAGTACTTGAAATTTTTTGTCAAAAgattcttcatcatcttcttctcgaTGTCATCTTCTTCGAACCTATCATTTTGCATCAACTTCATTGTTACTCGTTATTGCATTGCTCACAACAATTTGAAAGATTGCGTAGAAATCCTCATTGTTCAGATTTGAAATTAGCATCCACGTACCAAAACCAACATAAAAAAGCAGAAACATGTCATTAGTTATAATCAAAAACTCAAACTCAAATTCAGAAACTAGACATGGACAACATTGAAGCAATCAAAAAACATCAGCAATATGTAAATTTCAATTACACCAACACTAATATGTAATCATAAATCAAGCAAAACAATATCAACAATCAAAACACATCAGACAAGATCAGCAATAAAAAACTAACATCATTAATCTACAATCAGAAACTCAAACTCAAATTTTGAAATCTGACCTAAGCAAGTTCAATGTAAATTTCGACAACATCAACAATCAAAACACAATATCAAACAAGATCAACAATCAAAAAACGACATCAGTAACATATAATCAGAAACTCAAACTTAAATTCTGAAATCTAAACTAAGTAAGTTCAATGTAGACTGGATACAAGAAAGTTTaaaattgtaatttaaagtaaaaACCTGGTAGAATGAAGATGAAATTTCAAAAATATGTATTCAATATGCCTAAAAAAAGGCATAAATCGACGATAAAAATATTATAATCAAAGTTGAGATAGAGTTCAAAATCGAACCTGAAATGGAATCTCCGATTGGAGGAGTGGACGAAGGTAGAATTGCCACCATATGGTGTGGCCGGAGATGGAATGGTCGGCTGAAGTTGTGGTTGAAGATGCAAGTGCGGTCGGAGATGGAAAACGTTGGTGTGGTTCATACCTTTTCCCGTTGTAGCTTGCGTCGTTCAAGTGTGTGGGCGGAGGTGaagggggtgtttgggattgtttttaaaacaacttttgtcttttaacttttccaaaaagttaaaAAATGGCTAAAACATTTTTGGGTAATGCAAAAGatcttttaaaacaactttttatttttatataagagGAAAAGTTAGTGTTTCAAAAGTCACAAAATCCTATctttttgtgatttttgggaCTTTTTAACATGAAAAAATGACTTTTACCTTAAAAGCAAATACAAACAGATTTTAAATATTATCTTTTGGAAAACGTCACTAACCAAAAAGTCATTTAACAAAAAGGACTTTTAACATCAAAAAGTAATCCCAAACACTCCCGAAGCAGTCGTTCATATCAATGGCCATAGATGAATATGAGGTCGGAGAGACGACcgtttcttcatattttcttccctATTTATTGTGTCGTCCAGTGAAGAGGAAAAGATGAAAGTAGGGcacaattgatttttttttactaaATGTAAATAACCTTGTTTTGGTAAATacttttaaaaccattaaaatatatatatatatatatatatatatatatatatatatatatatatatatatatatatatatatatatatatatatatatatatatatatatatatatatatatatatatatttttttaaaaacactATTGTGTTCAAAAACTCTTTTGTCCAAAATAAGTttactaaaatatataaataattaaagaGAAAATATGGGAGTGTGGGGGATTGAGAAAGACACGTAATGCAATGGTTAGCCAATGAATAGGAGACACAAATGGCGGATTACTCCCACCAATCAGAATATTCAAGCGTAAAAATTTGGTGCTGCGGTCGTTAAACGAACAGATCATGAAGAGATTCGTCATCGCTATTTGTCGCTATGCAGTATCGAGCATTGATGTAAAAGTAGAAACTGAAGGTAGCAGTCTGCACGTTACATGCTTCGTACTTCCTTGATTCAATTGCTTGCTCTGTCTATATCTACTTCTTGATATTTTCTCGTCACTACGCTTGATTCAGAACCTTGGCGATCTTTATCTGAATCTCCTTCGTCAATTTACTGTGTAAGCATCGTcagtttcaatttcaatttcagctTCTCTCGGATGTGTTTATGTAGCATATTCTCGCTTGTTCAGATTGATTCGTGAGTCAATTCTATATGTTTTTTTACTATTGTTTGAATTTCTTAATTGATATGATTCATATATCGAAAAGGTCAAAGCAAGTGATTAACTTGTTTCCAGGTTGTGCTATGTTCGATATATTGCTTTAATTCGAGTTGGATATGCAAGTTAGGTTTTCTCTTTTGCTCACAAATATGTAAAACTTCAGGTGTGTTTCTTCTTAAATGGCGGCAATACTAGCTTCTAATAGCTGCTATTGCCGTGATGTACAATTGGTAAATCAAGGAAGAACAGCTGAAAATCTCAGCTTCGCAAGATCTCTTTCTATCCAGAAGTTGGATCGCCATGAATGTGCTTCTCATAAAACTGGAAGGTTTCGCAAATTTCATGTTGAGATGCAGCAGACAGAATCGCCCATGAAATTTGGTACCAACGGTCGACCTGTAAAGTTGGATACAAATGGTCAAACTGTGAAGTTGGGTGCCAATGGTAAACCAGTAAATTTGGACACCAATGGTAAACCTGTAAAGTTGGGTTCCAATGGTAAACCAGTCACCATGGTTTCCACCAGTGAACTTGTAAACAACAAGACTCCATCCAAACAAACATCAGGATTAGTGAATGGATCAAGATCAGCACAAATTGTTAATGGGACAAGTCTTGTTAAGAGAGAAACCACTCCAGCACTAGTTAAGTCTGTAAAAGTTAAAGAACCCACAGGATTTCCATCTTCTGAAGAATTAAAGGTCTTGCCATCAGATGAAAGTTTCAGTTGGGCAAATGAAAATTATAATTCGGTACAAAGATCGATAGATGTTTGGTCTTTTGTTCTTTCTTTGCGTGTTCGTGTTCTATTGGACAATGCAAAATGGGCATATCCTGGAGGCTTCACAGAAGAAAAACAGGTTTGTATAATTATATCTGAATATGGCTGTTTCTTTTGTCccccattaagtaaaaaagaatcaACCCCTTAGTTTCTGTTATCATCCATTTACTAACTGCTATATGCATATTTAGAAAAACAGAAGAAGAAAAACAGCTTCATGGTTAAGAGAGAGTGTGCTTCAACTTGGCCCAACTTTTATAAAACTCGGGCAGTTATCTTCAACAAGATCAGATCTATTTCCACGTGAATTTGTCGATGAGCTTGCTAAATTACAGGTATAGTTTCCCTTCTCTAAATATAAACTTCTAGATTACATCAAAGGTTATaatgaggattctgatgtttttTGTTAAATATGGCAATCATATGATTCAGGACAGAGTACCAGCTTTCTCACCAGCAAAAGCAAAAGGTTTTATTGAAAAAGAATTGGGAGCTCCTGTTCATATAATCTTTAAGGAGTTTGAAGAAAGACCAATTGCAGCTGCTAGTCTTGGTCAGGTGAAGTCTATCTCTATCATTTCTTTTTAAATCTAATTAAATTATCTTAATATGGACCTCTCATGAAATTTTTTGGTTTAGGTACATCGTGCAATATTACATAATGGAGAGAAAGTGGTTGTTAAAGTTCAAAGACCTGGTTTGAAGAAACTTTTTGACATAGATTTAAGTGAGTATCCCTCTTACATATTTACCTACAGTTTttcagtttttagtttttatcataaatatccttttttTCATTCAGAGAATTTAAAGCTGGTGGCTGAGTATTTTCAAAGGAGTGAAAGTCTTGGTGGTCCAACAAGAGACTGGATAGGCATCTATGATGAATGTGCCAAGTAAGTACGCA is part of the Lactuca sativa cultivar Salinas chromosome 7, Lsat_Salinas_v11, whole genome shotgun sequence genome and harbors:
- the LOC111900485 gene encoding protein ACTIVITY OF BC1 COMPLEX KINASE 7, chloroplastic codes for the protein MAAILASNSCYCRDVQLVNQGRTAENLSFARSLSIQKLDRHECASHKTGRFRKFHVEMQQTESPMKFGTNGRPVKLDTNGQTVKLGANGKPVNLDTNGKPVKLGSNGKPVTMVSTSELVNNKTPSKQTSGLVNGSRSAQIVNGTSLVKRETTPALVKSVKVKEPTGFPSSEELKVLPSDESFSWANENYNSVQRSIDVWSFVLSLRVRVLLDNAKWAYPGGFTEEKQKNRRRKTASWLRESVLQLGPTFIKLGQLSSTRSDLFPREFVDELAKLQDRVPAFSPAKAKGFIEKELGAPVHIIFKEFEERPIAAASLGQVHRAILHNGEKVVVKVQRPGLKKLFDIDLKNLKLVAEYFQRSESLGGPTRDWIGIYDECAKILYEEIDYINEGKNADKFRRDFRNVKWVRVPQVFWDYTATKVLTLEYVPGIKINNLDLIKERGYSRSQISSHAIEAYLIQILKTGFFHADPHPGNLAIDSDESLIYYDFGMMGEIKSFTRERLMDLFYAVYEKDAKKVMNSLISLEALQPTGDMSSVRRSVQFFLDNSLNQSPDQQTTLAAIGEDLFSIATDQPFRFPSNFTFVIRAFSTLEGIGYSLDPDFSFVKIAAPYAQELLDLKQQRSGTQLVQEIRKQADDARSYTMSMPYRVQRIEEFVKQLESGDLKLRVRVLESERAARKATILQMGTLYTVLGGTLVNIGLTMTTQGNQLIANGSFIAAGVFLALLIRSMQRVKKLDKFEKMI